Proteins co-encoded in one Leptospira levettii genomic window:
- a CDS encoding SRP-less Sec system protein: MKSFFSLLLLLVLTTSLLSQEGLDFLDKVNDKPKTSTKPKEDSVQTTSKKQSTVVTQTGTTTGKKKKSKKKSKQNQLATETLPQNNNLVSNQNGNPVVVEKTLNPVEKQPLVTEEEEVVTNANWLDPQVSVEPTGLPGFATDLKLANSEVTNVGSESTVNKDSGKSFFNFSDFFAKYKKAMMILGIIILFAFYRLRSARPGSSSRSYRR, from the coding sequence ATGAAATCATTCTTCTCCCTATTACTGCTTCTCGTTTTGACAACTTCCCTCTTATCACAAGAGGGTTTGGATTTTTTGGATAAGGTGAATGATAAACCTAAAACTTCCACTAAACCCAAGGAAGATTCAGTCCAAACGACATCCAAAAAACAATCAACTGTTGTAACACAGACTGGAACCACAACAGGGAAGAAGAAAAAATCCAAAAAGAAATCAAAACAAAACCAACTGGCTACCGAAACCCTTCCACAAAACAACAATTTGGTGTCGAATCAGAATGGTAACCCTGTTGTAGTTGAAAAAACTTTGAATCCAGTGGAAAAACAACCACTTGTGACCGAAGAGGAAGAAGTTGTAACCAATGCAAATTGGTTAGATCCACAAGTTTCTGTGGAACCAACAGGCCTTCCAGGTTTTGCCACAGACTTAAAATTAGCAAATTCTGAAGTTACGAATGTCGGTTCTGAATCAACTGTAAACAAAGATTCAGGAAAATCGTTCTTTAACTTTTCTGATTTTTTTGCGAAATACAAAAAAGCAATGATGATCCTTGGAATTATCATTCTATTTGCTTTTTATAGACTTAGATCCGCACGTCCAGGCTCTAGCAGCCGTTCATATAGAAGATAA
- the yajC gene encoding preprotein translocase subunit YajC: MLNLNFLTSQFLILAQEEGAKSSLQSLIIIPIMLVAMYFLVILPNKKEEKKRKEMITNLQKGDTVVTSSGLHGKIVEFKDNNETVVLNVAANTNVTFDTSAILKKKA; this comes from the coding sequence ATGCTCAATTTAAATTTTCTCACATCCCAATTCCTAATCCTTGCCCAAGAAGAAGGAGCTAAGTCTTCTCTTCAGTCGCTCATTATCATTCCGATCATGCTCGTCGCGATGTACTTTCTTGTGATCCTTCCTAACAAAAAGGAAGAGAAAAAAAGAAAAGAAATGATCACGAACCTCCAGAAAGGTGATACTGTTGTGACAAGCAGTGGCCTTCACGGTAAAATTGTAGAATTCAAAGACAATAATGAAACAGTTGTTTTGAATGTGGCAGCGAATACAAATGTAACATTTGATACTAGCGCTATCCTCAAGAAAAAAGCATAA
- a CDS encoding STAS domain-containing protein: MELKLNTTGKIKTIEIAGKFDIESTEEFESIFNKLIESSPSLVSIEMSRLDYIDSSGIGSLIKSLNSLKNKKGKLLLVGMKPMIQNVFKLAKLDMFFEILSTSDFQTRYVDGDSDDSDIDDLLKRN; the protein is encoded by the coding sequence TTGGAGCTAAAATTAAACACCACAGGGAAGATCAAAACGATAGAAATCGCAGGTAAGTTTGATATTGAGTCAACAGAAGAATTTGAATCGATTTTTAACAAACTCATCGAATCCAGTCCCAGTCTTGTTTCGATTGAAATGAGCCGACTTGATTACATTGACTCTTCTGGAATTGGATCTCTCATCAAAAGTCTCAATTCCTTAAAAAACAAAAAAGGAAAACTCCTCCTCGTTGGAATGAAACCCATGATCCAAAATGTTTTCAAACTGGCAAAACTAGATATGTTTTTTGAAATTCTTAGTACTTCTGATTTTCAAACGAGATACGTCGATGGGGATTCGGATGATTCTGACATCGACGATTTATTAAAAAGAAATTAA
- a CDS encoding riboflavin synthase, with translation MFTGLVETLGKVIQIEPIDSGIQFTVVTEWENPDLKLGDSIAINGACMTVTKFSNLGNIFQFYASFKSLELTNLSRLGEGSVVNLERAMAMGQRFGGHMVQGHVDGVAKITSRKQIENEVEEFWVEIPKDLLRFFVKKGSVTLDGISLTVVDVVDGKIQLILIPETMQKTNAKFWKVDGKLNVEVDVLAKYIENYLAKRGESEGN, from the coding sequence ATGTTTACAGGCCTTGTTGAAACTCTTGGAAAAGTCATCCAAATTGAACCCATTGATTCAGGGATTCAATTTACAGTTGTTACAGAATGGGAAAATCCCGATCTAAAATTAGGTGATTCCATTGCAATCAATGGTGCCTGTATGACGGTTACCAAATTTTCTAATTTGGGAAATATTTTTCAATTTTATGCTTCATTTAAATCTTTGGAACTTACCAACTTATCGAGATTAGGGGAAGGGTCTGTTGTCAATCTGGAACGAGCTATGGCCATGGGACAACGGTTTGGTGGTCATATGGTCCAAGGTCATGTCGATGGAGTCGCAAAAATTACCAGTCGAAAACAAATTGAAAATGAAGTGGAAGAGTTTTGGGTGGAAATCCCGAAAGACCTTCTCCGTTTTTTTGTGAAAAAAGGGTCTGTCACATTAGATGGAATCAGCTTAACTGTTGTAGATGTAGTAGATGGCAAAATCCAACTCATCCTCATTCCAGAGACCATGCAAAAAACAAATGCTAAGTTTTGGAAAGTGGATGGAAAACTCAACGTGGAAGTGGATGTTCTTGCCAAATACATCGAAAACTATTTGGCAAAAAGAGGGGAATCGGAAGGAAATTAA
- a CDS encoding dihydrofolate reductase family protein codes for MGKTGGNPPVSAVLTNGKGDVLEKAHTKEFGGNHAERELFSLFEKKHTRSLTKPNLILSDSILSVSLEPCTHFGKTPPCRDLVLEYQPKELLLGWKDPNPLITSGDWSSYQKKGIQVRLDPVLANTSLPFLQGFLKRMKTGSPWVWIKVATSKEGNYTSSDYQKERISGEDSDLYLQMLRGKFDAVAVGPNTTKIDEPSLHFRITDSMIEKVGIPKRITSLIPFFDAATNLFSALTQWGKESVATHQLEEEKYQPYRVFVLDSKTLPNESFWKKQEELTERYGKKLCLFFLLNTEFGVSHVLPDPIKTKIETLSLHPVFPINKSDGNLFLQTLGKIGINTVLCEAGSFFPNFLENELTDEDCILEIRNMEKSIPDGIPFLYHNEPIHSEFSIGSNSIFIRKLKRRI; via the coding sequence ATGGGCAAAACGGGTGGAAACCCCCCTGTCTCAGCAGTTCTTACCAATGGAAAGGGGGATGTGTTAGAAAAAGCACATACCAAAGAATTTGGTGGAAACCACGCGGAACGAGAACTTTTCTCACTCTTTGAAAAGAAACATACCCGATCCTTAACCAAACCAAATTTAATTCTTTCTGATTCCATTCTATCAGTTAGTCTAGAACCTTGTACTCATTTTGGTAAAACACCACCTTGTCGAGATTTGGTGTTAGAATACCAACCCAAAGAATTACTTCTGGGATGGAAGGACCCAAATCCACTCATAACATCTGGAGATTGGTCTTCTTATCAAAAAAAGGGAATACAAGTTCGATTGGATCCTGTTCTTGCGAATACGTCCTTACCATTTTTACAAGGGTTTCTCAAACGAATGAAAACTGGATCTCCATGGGTATGGATCAAAGTTGCCACTTCGAAAGAAGGTAATTATACGAGTTCTGATTATCAAAAAGAAAGAATCAGTGGCGAAGACTCAGACTTATATTTGCAAATGTTACGTGGGAAATTTGATGCTGTGGCTGTAGGTCCCAATACAACCAAAATTGACGAACCATCGTTACACTTTCGGATCACTGACTCTATGATTGAGAAGGTTGGAATTCCCAAACGTATCACAAGTCTGATTCCTTTTTTTGACGCTGCTACGAATTTGTTTTCTGCACTCACACAGTGGGGGAAAGAATCTGTTGCGACTCACCAATTAGAAGAAGAAAAATACCAACCCTACCGTGTCTTTGTGTTGGACTCGAAAACCCTTCCCAATGAATCGTTTTGGAAAAAACAAGAAGAACTTACCGAACGGTATGGAAAAAAACTTTGTCTTTTTTTCCTACTGAATACTGAGTTTGGTGTGAGTCATGTTTTACCAGATCCCATCAAAACAAAAATCGAAACCCTTTCTCTCCATCCTGTATTTCCAATCAATAAATCCGATGGGAATTTGTTTTTACAAACATTGGGTAAAATTGGCATTAATACTGTGTTATGTGAGGCAGGAAGTTTTTTCCCGAATTTTTTAGAGAATGAACTTACCGATGAAGATTGTATTTTGGAGATACGAAATATGGAAAAATCAATTCCCGATGGAATTCCGTTTTTGTACCATAATGAACCAATTCATTCTGAATTTTCGATTGGTTCCAATTCTATTTTCATTCGGAAACTAAAAAGGAGAATTTAA
- the secD gene encoding protein translocase subunit SecD, with the protein MQSYRLLLLPFFILVVSFTILYPNFADRTLKVVVREDVYSLPEAEQKTLVSGLFDRWEKDYGKSSGWTIEPKGTLPPKENPFYIVKGRFITSAKINQISQENQSLVNESKNKLEPTWIENMIRGGKSLSIKLGLDLQGGMRVVLKGDFEDYTSKLRDLYAKEIAELNLTLNNQAAKPEEKEKAKNRLSEIESSFDLSPMRKIVELEKAKMIIDNRLTTQNLTEPQVRIQKEQDAIEVSLPGVSNSAAILEILQNTETVEYRLEEPNPFTFKSQIAENERRMMDLGQREKTDIYVFQELVKNKAGKKAQDEFLAELERKYNIPKDYKVYAMWARGNSAKSTLLPRSFVVLERKIALSGNDMTNAQPSYNSNSYGWMVSFTLTPNGAEKFFDLTSENRGRNLAIVWGDKVISNPVINDPIAGGRAEISGSFSEQEAIRLANVISEGALPIPLSVLEMRFIGPTLGIESIEVGVKAVAIGFFLVMVYMIFYYRLGGFIADLSLLVNIIILAALLTLMDFTLTLPGIAGIILTAGMAVDANVIIYERIREEIEEGRALSIAVTRGFENAFWTIMDANVTTLIAGILMIRLGNGPIKGFAITLCWGIVTTLFTSLFLSRLFMELSVNRMGIHHLNLRPFFFGKKEGKHA; encoded by the coding sequence TTGCAATCGTATCGACTCTTACTTCTACCGTTTTTCATATTAGTGGTATCCTTTACCATTTTATACCCAAACTTTGCCGACCGTACTTTAAAAGTGGTTGTAAGAGAGGATGTGTATTCACTTCCTGAAGCAGAGCAAAAGACGCTTGTTAGTGGGCTTTTTGATCGTTGGGAAAAAGATTATGGAAAAAGTTCTGGTTGGACAATCGAACCAAAAGGAACACTCCCTCCTAAAGAAAATCCTTTTTATATAGTAAAGGGACGATTTATCACATCTGCAAAAATAAACCAAATTTCTCAAGAAAACCAAAGTCTGGTGAATGAATCCAAAAACAAATTGGAACCAACATGGATTGAAAACATGATCCGTGGTGGAAAATCTTTGTCCATCAAACTTGGTCTCGATTTACAAGGTGGTATGCGAGTTGTATTAAAAGGGGATTTTGAGGATTACACTTCCAAACTTCGTGACCTTTATGCAAAAGAAATTGCTGAATTAAATCTTACATTGAACAACCAAGCGGCAAAACCGGAAGAGAAAGAAAAAGCAAAAAATCGATTATCTGAAATTGAATCTAGTTTTGATTTATCTCCGATGCGAAAGATCGTTGAGTTAGAAAAAGCAAAGATGATCATTGATAATCGTCTCACAACTCAAAACTTAACAGAACCACAAGTTAGGATCCAAAAAGAACAAGATGCAATTGAGGTTTCCCTTCCTGGTGTTTCGAACTCTGCTGCGATTTTAGAAATTTTACAAAACACGGAAACTGTTGAATACCGCTTAGAAGAACCAAATCCATTTACATTCAAATCTCAAATTGCTGAAAACGAGAGACGAATGATGGATCTTGGACAAAGGGAAAAAACTGACATTTATGTATTCCAAGAACTTGTAAAAAACAAAGCAGGTAAAAAAGCCCAAGATGAGTTTTTGGCAGAACTAGAAAGAAAATACAATATTCCAAAAGACTACAAAGTGTATGCGATGTGGGCTCGTGGGAATTCGGCTAAGTCAACTTTACTCCCTAGAAGTTTTGTGGTATTGGAACGTAAAATTGCTCTTTCTGGGAATGATATGACCAATGCACAACCATCTTATAACTCCAATTCATATGGATGGATGGTAAGTTTTACTCTAACACCGAATGGTGCTGAGAAATTTTTTGACCTAACTTCTGAAAACCGAGGTCGTAACCTAGCGATTGTTTGGGGTGACAAAGTGATCTCCAATCCAGTGATCAATGATCCTATTGCGGGTGGGCGTGCAGAAATTTCTGGCAGTTTTTCGGAACAAGAAGCCATTCGATTGGCAAACGTGATTTCAGAAGGTGCTCTTCCGATTCCTCTTTCCGTTTTAGAAATGCGTTTTATTGGACCAACTCTTGGGATTGAATCCATTGAAGTCGGTGTAAAAGCGGTTGCGATTGGATTTTTCTTAGTGATGGTTTATATGATCTTCTACTACCGGTTAGGTGGGTTTATTGCTGATCTTTCCTTACTTGTGAATATCATCATCCTTGCGGCTCTATTAACTCTCATGGATTTTACTCTTACCCTTCCTGGGATTGCGGGGATTATCTTAACAGCTGGTATGGCTGTAGATGCAAACGTAATCATTTATGAAAGGATACGGGAAGAAATCGAAGAAGGAAGGGCATTGTCCATTGCTGTCACGAGGGGTTTTGAAAATGCCTTCTGGACCATTATGGATGCAAACGTTACAACCCTCATTGCAGGAATTCTAATGATCCGACTTGGAAATGGACCTATCAAAGGTTTTGCGATCACACTTTGTTGGGGAATTGTAACAACACTTTTCACATCCTTATTTTTATCTCGTTTGTTTATGGAACTTTCTGTGAACCGAATGGGAATTCACCACTTGAACTTAAGACCTTTTTTCTTTGGAAAAAAAGAGGGTAAACATGCGTAA
- a CDS encoding MiaB/RimO family radical SAM methylthiotransferase, with product MPKSKDQTEETPKSFFITTLGCPKNTVDSMAMHQSLLKEGLLPAADPEASDFHLVNTCTFIQDATKETIQTILDSIDIKKKNKQKLVVVGCFAERAGKEISADLPEVDLHFGTGKYDKAGEILRSHFPLDFKDLTEFNEDLLERLKTSKGIENYSKPYSYVKISDGCNRGCHFCIIPNLRGKYRDTEITDVLEQTRLAVKAGSKEICLVSQDTVFYGKDTDKLMDLVRSVAAVDGLEILRLLYLYPDKKTEKLLDLYREIPKIAPYLESPLQHVSKSVLKSMNRTGDYEFFKSLFQKARDIRPDLEIRTSFILGFPGETMEDVEEIIRFVEDVKPEKVNLFPYSPQDGTKGATMEGQLKDKEIARRVNLVREAYLGTLKTIHQNRIGKIYPCVVDEVLDEGAIVRRLQDAPEIDEVVYVDASNLKVGQYGKVRVDSFYELDMSGTWVE from the coding sequence ATGCCAAAGTCCAAAGACCAAACGGAAGAAACACCAAAGTCGTTTTTTATTACGACTCTTGGTTGTCCCAAAAACACTGTCGATTCCATGGCCATGCACCAGTCCTTACTCAAAGAAGGGCTCCTTCCAGCTGCTGACCCTGAAGCCAGTGACTTCCATTTGGTAAATACTTGTACGTTTATCCAAGATGCCACTAAGGAAACCATCCAAACCATCCTTGATTCCATCGATATTAAGAAAAAGAACAAACAGAAGTTAGTTGTGGTGGGTTGTTTTGCAGAAAGGGCAGGAAAAGAAATTTCCGCCGACCTTCCTGAAGTGGATTTACATTTCGGAACAGGTAAGTATGACAAAGCAGGTGAAATTTTACGTTCCCATTTCCCTCTCGATTTTAAAGACCTAACTGAATTCAACGAAGACCTTCTGGAAAGACTCAAAACTTCAAAAGGCATCGAAAATTATTCGAAACCTTATTCGTATGTAAAAATCTCAGACGGGTGTAACCGTGGTTGCCATTTTTGTATCATTCCCAATTTACGTGGGAAATATAGAGACACAGAAATTACAGATGTCCTAGAACAAACAAGGCTTGCAGTCAAAGCAGGTTCCAAAGAGATCTGCCTTGTTTCCCAAGACACAGTTTTTTATGGAAAGGACACAGACAAACTCATGGATTTGGTTCGTTCTGTGGCAGCTGTGGATGGACTTGAGATCTTACGACTTCTCTATTTATACCCTGATAAAAAAACAGAAAAGTTACTCGATTTGTACAGAGAAATTCCTAAAATTGCTCCGTATTTGGAAAGTCCCTTACAACATGTTTCCAAATCCGTTTTGAAATCCATGAACCGCACTGGTGATTATGAATTCTTTAAATCCTTATTCCAAAAAGCAAGGGACATCCGCCCTGATTTAGAAATCCGAACTTCGTTTATTTTAGGTTTTCCTGGCGAAACGATGGAAGATGTCGAAGAGATCATTCGGTTTGTGGAAGATGTAAAACCAGAAAAGGTGAATCTTTTTCCTTATTCTCCACAAGATGGTACAAAAGGAGCCACCATGGAGGGACAATTGAAAGACAAAGAAATTGCCCGCCGAGTGAACCTTGTGAGGGAAGCCTACCTTGGAACCTTAAAAACCATCCACCAAAACCGAATTGGAAAAATATACCCATGTGTCGTAGATGAAGTGTTAGACGAAGGCGCGATTGTACGTCGCTTGCAAGATGCACCTGAAATTGATGAAGTGGTGTATGTGGATGCTTCCAATTTAAAAGTTGGTCAGTATGGTAAAGTGCGAGTGGATTCTTTTTATGAACTCGATATGTCAGGGACTTGGGTGGAATAG
- the pgsA gene encoding CDP-diacylglycerol--glycerol-3-phosphate 3-phosphatidyltransferase, whose amino-acid sequence MEDWKTIANIPNLLTVLRVLALPFFIFALFQKEWEYQIFAFVLFALASLTDLVDGYLARKWNQQTEFGKFLDPLADKFLVIGCFVTFLFIHEPIEVWMVVLIVGRDMLITFLRYIAVRSGNSLRTTMMGKVKTAFQMGAILIILVVFMLISGKRRAMINETYAMGKLAGYSTFEVASQHANEFYTLVKTSESISWKDIFDSIASFVPYFGMLFTTFITVISGLRYIITNYQLLTFSNLKRIFYDRSHK is encoded by the coding sequence GTGGAAGATTGGAAAACCATTGCCAATATCCCTAATTTACTAACCGTACTACGTGTATTGGCATTACCGTTTTTTATCTTTGCCTTATTCCAAAAGGAATGGGAATACCAAATTTTTGCCTTTGTACTTTTTGCACTCGCATCACTCACCGATTTAGTGGATGGTTATCTTGCTAGAAAATGGAACCAACAAACTGAGTTTGGAAAATTCCTAGATCCACTCGCTGATAAATTTTTAGTCATTGGTTGTTTTGTTACTTTTTTATTCATCCATGAACCCATAGAAGTTTGGATGGTTGTCCTCATTGTTGGTAGGGATATGCTCATCACCTTCCTTCGTTACATTGCGGTTCGTTCTGGTAATAGTTTGCGAACAACAATGATGGGAAAGGTAAAAACGGCATTCCAGATGGGAGCCATCCTCATCATTCTCGTGGTTTTTATGCTCATCTCTGGAAAACGCCGGGCGATGATCAATGAAACTTATGCCATGGGAAAACTCGCAGGGTATTCAACTTTCGAAGTGGCGTCCCAGCATGCTAATGAGTTTTATACTTTGGTTAAAACCTCTGAAAGTATCAGTTGGAAAGATATTTTTGATTCCATTGCTTCGTTTGTTCCTTATTTTGGAATGTTATTTACCACTTTTATCACTGTGATTTCAGGACTACGGTATATCATTACCAATTATCAATTGTTAACCTTTTCCAATCTCAAAAGGATATTTTATGACCGCTCTCACAAGTAA
- a CDS encoding helix-turn-helix domain-containing protein, with protein sequence MNTKRVGQILREAREDKKLSVKDVAKETNIAAKYIIALETEDYSQFPAETFALGFLKNYASYLKLDTAMLLNLYRGEQIEESQAPLEELTRPTTTPFSLDRNKIISLVSLFLFVISAYIIYISFEDSGSVSMDEENTEVSQSVEPTSSSDIPSGINFVSQSVPENASVPFILTEDRGVSFSVNNQQCKMFIRGVSNGKANLGFNIFPEKNVYFFQTAEGEETILSYKIEELASLRRDIRVVTQAVTEKSAKVLVTLKEEREGVAVKSPVGDVPIQVTLFFSKPSYVEFVLDGQMGERGLVSAGEVKHLEARDRLEIKVGDGGAVEMVQNGKERVVLGKPGKLVKKIFIRKANPYDSTQSIIGELGE encoded by the coding sequence TTGAATACAAAACGTGTTGGTCAAATCCTAAGAGAAGCAAGAGAAGACAAAAAACTTTCTGTGAAAGATGTCGCAAAAGAAACAAACATTGCGGCAAAATACATCATCGCATTAGAAACAGAAGATTATTCTCAGTTCCCAGCAGAAACGTTTGCCCTTGGTTTTTTAAAGAACTATGCAAGTTACCTAAAACTCGATACAGCGATGTTACTCAATTTGTATCGTGGGGAACAAATCGAAGAATCACAAGCACCTCTCGAAGAACTCACTCGTCCCACAACCACTCCGTTTAGTTTAGATCGTAATAAGATCATAAGTCTTGTTTCTCTCTTTTTGTTCGTGATCTCGGCTTATATCATCTACATTAGTTTTGAAGACTCTGGTTCGGTTTCTATGGATGAGGAAAATACAGAAGTAAGCCAAAGTGTTGAGCCTACAAGTAGTTCTGATATTCCTTCCGGTATCAACTTTGTGAGCCAAAGTGTTCCTGAAAATGCAAGTGTGCCTTTTATCCTCACAGAAGATCGTGGTGTGAGTTTCAGTGTGAACAACCAACAGTGTAAGATGTTCATCAGAGGTGTTTCCAATGGAAAAGCAAACCTAGGATTTAATATTTTTCCTGAAAAAAATGTGTATTTTTTCCAAACAGCGGAAGGGGAAGAAACCATTCTTTCTTATAAAATTGAAGAGCTTGCATCGCTACGTCGTGACATCCGTGTGGTGACCCAAGCAGTTACTGAAAAATCGGCAAAAGTCCTTGTGACCTTAAAAGAAGAAAGAGAAGGGGTCGCTGTGAAATCTCCTGTGGGAGATGTTCCGATCCAAGTGACATTATTTTTCTCGAAACCAAGTTACGTTGAGTTCGTGTTAGATGGTCAAATGGGCGAACGTGGTCTTGTTTCTGCGGGAGAAGTAAAACACTTAGAAGCTCGTGACAGACTTGAGATCAAAGTAGGGGACGGTGGAGCCGTGGAGATGGTACAAAACGGAAAGGAACGAGTGGTCCTTGGAAAACCAGGCAAACTTGTGAAAAAAATCTTTATCCGCAAAGCAAATCCATATGACTCCACTCAGTCCATCATTGGAGAGTTAGGCGAATAA
- the trpD gene encoding anthranilate phosphoribosyltransferase: MTALTSKEILGQVVSGHHLVDTHAEYFLNEVMDGKVTEPVLASFLTAMKMKGETTDELYGFVRAMQNHAIKPKTNFGFDFLDTCGTGGDGKGTLNVSTLSALTLASLGHKVAKHGNRSVSSLSGSSDILSKLGYPLERTHGECEAEFVRTGFVFLFAPSWHPAMKYAGPVRTALGFRTFFNLIGPLSNPFSPTHQIVGVYDRSLCLPMVEILAKLGAKGALVCHSRDGLDEFSIFEPTDYAYFDGKTTTELSFDPKELRLEVSELDRNTVFSSSKEGAEALFRAVLDPQAATGGTAMVALNVGVSLFLLGEVKDIPTGYQIAKDALLSKKVLRFTRETLNLT; this comes from the coding sequence ATGACCGCTCTCACAAGTAAGGAAATCCTCGGCCAAGTGGTGTCTGGACACCATTTGGTGGATACCCATGCAGAATACTTTTTAAATGAAGTGATGGATGGTAAAGTGACAGAACCAGTCCTTGCTTCCTTTCTCACTGCCATGAAAATGAAAGGGGAAACAACGGACGAACTGTACGGATTTGTTCGTGCAATGCAGAATCATGCCATCAAACCTAAAACAAATTTTGGTTTCGATTTTTTAGATACCTGTGGGACTGGTGGGGATGGAAAGGGAACACTCAACGTTTCCACTTTATCGGCCCTCACTCTGGCAAGCCTTGGCCACAAAGTGGCAAAACATGGAAACCGATCCGTTTCTTCCCTTTCCGGAAGTTCAGATATCCTTTCCAAACTTGGTTATCCCTTAGAACGAACTCATGGGGAATGTGAAGCGGAGTTTGTGCGCACTGGTTTTGTGTTTTTGTTTGCACCATCCTGGCACCCGGCGATGAAATATGCGGGTCCCGTAAGGACAGCACTAGGTTTTCGAACATTTTTTAATTTGATAGGGCCACTTTCCAATCCCTTTTCCCCCACACACCAAATTGTGGGAGTGTATGACCGTTCTTTGTGTTTGCCGATGGTGGAAATATTGGCAAAATTAGGGGCAAAAGGGGCACTCGTTTGCCATTCCAGGGATGGGCTCGATGAGTTTTCCATTTTTGAACCAACGGATTATGCTTATTTTGATGGAAAGACCACAACAGAACTCAGTTTTGATCCGAAAGAACTCCGTTTGGAGGTTAGTGAATTGGATCGAAATACAGTGTTCTCTTCTTCCAAAGAGGGGGCAGAGGCACTGTTTCGCGCTGTCCTTGACCCACAAGCAGCAACGGGTGGAACGGCGATGGTGGCACTGAACGTCGGAGTGTCTTTATTTTTACTCGGTGAAGTGAAAGACATTCCGACTGGTTATCAGATTGCCAAAGATGCATTATTATCGAAAAAAGTTCTCCGATTCACTCGTGAAACATTGAATTTAACATAA
- the secF gene encoding protein translocase subunit SecF, whose product MRNINFTKYKYFTLSLSFLAIVFGFVVTFSKYGGFAHSLDFNGGLRTVVELPKDKTRTDLETYFQSKQIEAVVILLEKEKNIYQLDIGLGSLPTIETLYKEIPEDKRESSTSAIDRFVQLLRFEFNLPKEKVLSADQVGAVVGGELTEVGITLLLTTLAIILLYLSIRSQFKFALASAIALVHDILMTLALIGFLQIKPSVPIIAALLTLLGYSINDKIVVFDRIRENAHGKDNLALSNIINVSIAQTLGRTINTSFTTMISVVAIIVGGAAELYDFAFVLLFGVIVGTYSSIYIAAPISEIYDRLRKKKFA is encoded by the coding sequence ATGCGTAATATCAATTTCACGAAGTACAAATACTTCACTCTTAGTCTTTCTTTTTTAGCAATTGTATTCGGTTTTGTTGTGACATTTTCGAAATACGGTGGGTTTGCTCACTCCCTCGATTTTAATGGGGGACTTCGAACAGTTGTAGAACTACCGAAAGACAAAACAAGAACGGATCTTGAAACCTATTTCCAATCCAAACAAATTGAAGCAGTTGTGATTTTACTCGAAAAGGAAAAGAATATTTACCAATTAGATATTGGTCTAGGATCACTTCCTACCATCGAGACCCTTTACAAAGAAATCCCAGAAGACAAAAGAGAATCTTCTACGTCAGCGATTGACAGATTTGTTCAACTTTTACGTTTTGAGTTTAACCTTCCCAAAGAAAAAGTTCTTTCTGCTGACCAAGTGGGTGCCGTAGTGGGTGGTGAATTAACAGAAGTTGGAATCACCTTACTCTTAACGACACTTGCTATCATTCTATTGTATTTGAGCATACGATCGCAGTTTAAATTTGCCCTTGCATCGGCTATCGCACTTGTTCATGATATTTTGATGACACTTGCGCTTATTGGATTTTTGCAAATCAAACCAAGTGTACCAATCATTGCAGCACTTCTTACGTTACTTGGGTACTCCATTAATGATAAAATTGTGGTGTTTGATAGGATTCGTGAGAATGCACATGGAAAAGATAATTTAGCTCTTTCCAATATAATCAATGTTTCCATTGCGCAAACACTTGGTAGAACCATCAATACATCGTTTACAACAATGATTTCTGTTGTGGCTATTATCGTTGGTGGAGCAGCAGAATTATATGACTTTGCGTTTGTATTATTATTTGGTGTAATTGTTGGAACTTATTCCTCAATTTACATTGCAGCACCTATTTCTGAGATTTATGACAGGCTCAGGAAGAAAAAATTCGCTTAA